A genomic segment from Legionella quinlivanii encodes:
- a CDS encoding MBL fold metallo-hydrolase — MSLKMTFLGTGSAFTVGSNNFQSNVLLQLNGESLLIDAGSDVRFALYDLKIDYHNIRSVYISHLHSDHIGGLEWFALSTFFDPQYQGKPNLFVSDSVVGDLWSKSLAGGLSTLPNQRASLQTYFNVHSINKYGTFVWEGITFKLIQMIHVFNDYSLMPCFGLMFEYNSTKIFFTADTQYVPDQMMLFYKEADIIFHDCETQSFPSGVHAHYKELVTIPPELKQKIWLYHYNPGQLPDAKKDGFLGFVARGQSFIF; from the coding sequence TTTACAGTGGGAAGTAATAATTTTCAATCCAATGTATTGCTTCAATTAAATGGGGAAAGTCTTCTAATTGACGCGGGTTCTGATGTCAGGTTTGCCCTGTATGATTTAAAAATCGATTACCATAATATTCGCAGCGTTTATATCAGTCATTTGCATAGTGATCATATTGGTGGACTGGAGTGGTTCGCTTTAAGTACTTTTTTTGATCCGCAATATCAGGGCAAGCCCAATCTGTTTGTTTCTGATAGCGTCGTGGGTGATTTATGGTCAAAGTCTTTGGCAGGGGGCTTAAGTACTCTACCCAATCAGCGAGCCAGTTTACAGACCTATTTCAATGTTCACTCGATCAACAAATATGGAACATTTGTCTGGGAAGGGATCACATTCAAGTTAATACAAATGATCCATGTATTTAATGATTATTCTTTAATGCCTTGTTTTGGTTTAATGTTTGAATACAATTCAACTAAAATTTTCTTTACTGCCGATACCCAGTATGTGCCTGATCAGATGATGCTTTTCTATAAAGAAGCGGATATTATTTTTCATGATTGTGAAACACAGAGTTTTCCTAGCGGCGTGCATGCTCATTATAAGGAGCTGGTCACTATTCCGCCGGAACTTAAGCAGAAAATCTGGTTATATCATTACAATCCCGGCCAATTACCGGATGCCAAAAAAGATGGGTTTTTGGGATTCGTGGCCAGAGGCCAATCGTTTATTTTTTGA